A portion of the Bacteroidota bacterium genome contains these proteins:
- a CDS encoding efflux RND transporter periplasmic adaptor subunit, protein MIQRFLAIFIVATTLASCKRSASTTMAVRKDLTQAVYASGKIYPLNDYKVISKLPGYIERIHVSVGDSVKIGQALVTIKSEVSTLNVDVAKNQLQLAEQNAGDNSPLLMALKQDVVAARSKYELDSANYTRYTNLLKDNAASKAQFDQSKTQFEISKQLFLKAANNYMTTRDRVRTEYGNAKLQYEAQLSNKSDYIIASLVNGKVYDIIPKEGELVSSQNVIMEVGDISNYEVELSVDEMDISLLKKGQDIVYVIDAYKELTLRGKVMEAYPRINQVNKTSKIVASIELPGSVNVYSGMSVEGNIIIAEKKNALVIPREFLIDSRKVKINSSGELREIKKGAEDLQFVEVLEGLDESTEIVKP, encoded by the coding sequence ATGATACAACGATTCTTAGCCATCTTTATAGTTGCCACAACGCTGGCATCTTGTAAACGATCGGCCAGCACCACAATGGCAGTGCGTAAAGATCTTACACAAGCTGTTTATGCATCCGGTAAAATTTATCCGCTTAACGATTATAAGGTGATTAGCAAGCTGCCCGGTTATATCGAAAGGATCCATGTATCTGTAGGAGATTCGGTAAAGATCGGCCAGGCATTGGTAACAATAAAAAGTGAAGTAAGTACATTAAATGTGGATGTCGCTAAAAATCAATTGCAGCTTGCCGAACAGAATGCGGGCGACAATTCCCCGTTATTAATGGCGTTGAAGCAGGATGTGGTAGCGGCAAGGTCGAAGTATGAATTAGACTCTGCAAATTACACGCGGTATACAAATTTGTTAAAGGACAATGCCGCTTCTAAAGCGCAATTCGATCAGTCAAAAACACAATTCGAAATTTCCAAACAACTATTTTTGAAAGCTGCCAATAATTACATGACCACGCGCGACCGTGTACGGACTGAATATGGTAATGCCAAACTTCAGTATGAAGCGCAGCTGTCTAACAAAAGTGACTATATTATAGCCTCTCTTGTGAATGGGAAGGTGTACGACATTATTCCAAAAGAAGGAGAGTTAGTCAGTTCACAAAATGTAATAATGGAAGTTGGGGATATTAGCAATTATGAAGTTGAACTTAGTGTTGACGAGATGGATATATCGTTACTTAAAAAAGGGCAGGATATTGTTTATGTCATCGATGCATACAAAGAATTGACTTTAAGAGGAAAGGTTATGGAAGCATATCCGCGGATCAACCAGGTAAATAAGACATCTAAAATAGTCGCCTCCATTGAGCTGCCGGGATCTGTAAATGTTTACTCAGGTATGTCAGTTGAAGGGAATATTATAATTGCTGAGAAAAAAAATGCGCTTGTTATACCACGCGAGTTTTTAATTGATAGCCGTAAAGTAAAAATTAATTCTTCCGGCGAATTAAGGGAAATAAAAAAGGGAGCGGAAGATCTGCAATTTGTAGAAGTATTGGAGGGGTTGGATGAAAGCACTGAAATTGTTAAACCATAA
- a CDS encoding 1-deoxy-D-xylulose-5-phosphate synthase, translating into MEFKPGTLLEKIIFPSDLRKLSEDQLPQVCDELRQFIIDVVSAKGGHFGASLGVVELTVALHYIFNTPYDQLIWDVGHQAYGHKILTGRREVFPTNRIYNGISGFPKRKESEYDTFGVGHSSTSISAAVGMAAAVRYKNERDRKIIAVIGDGAMTAGMAFEGLNHAGFDKSDMLVVLNDNCMSIDPNVGALKEYLTDITTSHTYNKVKDDIWRLLGKISKFGPNAQEIASKVENAVKTTLLQQSNLFESLKFRYFGPIDGHDVIRVKKVLEDLKDIPGPKILHCLTVKGKGYKFSEEGNQTTWHSPGLFDKHTGEIIKVVSNESQPPKYQDVFGHTIVELAEKNLKIMGITPAMPSGCSLNIMMKAMPDRAFDVGIAEQHAVTFSAGLATQGLVPFCNIYSSFMQRAYDQVIHDVALQNLHVVFCLDRGGLAGSDGPTHHGAYDFAYFRCIPNMIVSAPMNEEELRNLMYTAQLEETKAPFSIRYPRGNGVMPDWKRPFRKIEIGKGRKVTEGHELVILTIGHIGNYAAKAITELAKEGLSIAHYDMRFVKPIDEELLHEVFTKFNKVITVEDGCIMGGMGSAVIEFMADKGYSARVKRLGIPDRIVEHGEQKELYAECGYDSMAIIAATHELLETKEISSKAIAG; encoded by the coding sequence ATGGAGTTTAAGCCCGGTACACTACTCGAAAAGATCATTTTTCCCTCGGATCTGCGTAAATTAAGCGAAGATCAATTACCTCAGGTTTGTGATGAATTGCGCCAGTTTATTATTGACGTAGTTTCCGCAAAAGGCGGGCATTTTGGGGCAAGTTTAGGTGTAGTTGAACTTACGGTGGCATTACATTATATATTCAATACCCCTTACGATCAGTTGATATGGGACGTTGGCCACCAGGCCTATGGGCATAAGATACTTACCGGACGCAGAGAAGTTTTTCCAACCAATAGGATTTACAATGGCATAAGCGGGTTTCCGAAACGTAAGGAAAGCGAATATGATACGTTTGGTGTTGGCCATTCCTCCACTTCTATTTCGGCAGCAGTAGGTATGGCTGCTGCTGTGCGGTATAAAAATGAAAGGGACCGTAAAATAATTGCCGTTATCGGTGATGGAGCAATGACAGCGGGTATGGCCTTTGAAGGCCTGAACCATGCAGGGTTCGACAAATCCGATATGCTCGTGGTACTGAATGATAACTGCATGTCAATTGATCCTAACGTTGGCGCGCTTAAAGAGTATCTTACAGACATTACTACATCACATACCTACAATAAAGTCAAAGATGACATCTGGCGGTTACTTGGGAAAATTAGCAAATTCGGACCTAATGCCCAGGAAATAGCTTCAAAAGTGGAGAACGCAGTTAAGACAACATTGCTTCAACAAAGTAATTTATTTGAGTCGCTTAAGTTCCGCTATTTTGGACCGATTGATGGGCACGATGTGATACGCGTGAAAAAAGTACTTGAAGACCTGAAGGACATTCCCGGCCCTAAAATTTTACACTGCCTTACTGTAAAAGGTAAGGGATATAAATTTTCTGAAGAAGGAAATCAAACCACGTGGCATTCTCCGGGCTTATTTGATAAACATACAGGGGAAATAATTAAAGTGGTTTCTAATGAATCTCAACCGCCCAAATACCAGGATGTATTTGGTCATACCATAGTTGAGTTGGCCGAAAAAAATTTAAAAATAATGGGAATCACCCCTGCCATGCCCAGCGGCTGTTCACTCAACATTATGATGAAAGCCATGCCCGACAGGGCTTTCGATGTGGGAATAGCTGAGCAGCATGCGGTAACTTTTTCGGCAGGCCTTGCAACGCAAGGACTTGTGCCTTTCTGCAATATATACTCCTCATTCATGCAACGTGCATACGACCAGGTGATACACGACGTTGCCTTACAAAATTTACATGTTGTATTTTGTTTGGATCGTGGCGGACTTGCCGGCTCTGACGGCCCAACGCATCATGGAGCATATGATTTTGCTTATTTCCGGTGTATACCAAATATGATCGTTTCGGCCCCTATGAATGAAGAGGAGCTCCGTAACCTGATGTATACCGCCCAGCTCGAAGAAACAAAAGCACCCTTCTCCATCCGTTACCCGCGCGGCAATGGTGTTATGCCTGACTGGAAACGCCCATTCCGGAAAATTGAAATTGGCAAAGGTCGTAAAGTGACAGAAGGACATGAATTAGTTATCCTGACCATTGGCCATATTGGAAATTATGCAGCGAAAGCTATTACCGAGCTTGCAAAGGAAGGGCTAAGTATTGCTCATTATGATATGCGTTTTGTAAAACCAATTGATGAAGAACTTCTACATGAGGTTTTCACCAAATTCAACAAGGTAATTACTGTAGAAGATGGATGTATTATGGGTGGCATGGGTAGTGCGGTGATCGAATTTATGGCAGATAAAGGCTACTCAGCCCGGGTAAAGCGGCTTGGGATCCCTGACCGGATCGTTGAACATGGTGAACAAAAAGAGCTTTACGCTGAGTGTGGTTATGATAGCATGGCAATAATTGCCGCCACTCATGAATTACTGGAAACCAAAGAAATATCTTCAAAAGCCATTGCCGGATAG
- a CDS encoding helix-turn-helix transcriptional regulator: protein MNKVIGERIRIQRVSKSLSQENIADELDLSIGAYSNIERGKTEISVSRLYRIAKILKISPAQLLDVNPDTKNEVNESAGGYHSVQKQLNDLAEKISDFQRIVEDQKKEINYLKEIIGLLKKKKNEKRINRKK, encoded by the coding sequence ATGAATAAAGTAATAGGAGAGAGAATACGTATACAAAGAGTCAGCAAAAGCCTCAGTCAGGAAAATATAGCAGATGAATTGGATTTGTCAATTGGAGCGTACTCAAATATTGAGCGGGGGAAAACAGAGATAAGTGTTTCCCGGCTTTACCGGATAGCTAAAATTTTAAAAATAAGTCCCGCTCAACTTCTTGATGTAAATCCCGATACAAAAAATGAAGTAAATGAGTCTGCCGGCGGATATCATTCTGTTCAAAAACAGCTGAATGATCTTGCTGAAAAAATTTCAGATTTTCAACGCATTGTAGAGGATCAAAAGAAGGAGATCAATTATCTGAAAGAAATTATCGGTTTGCTGAAGAAGAAAAAAAACGAGAAGCGAATTAATCGCAAAAAGTGA
- a CDS encoding ABC transporter permease: MNAEPGTLNYKSPVIKIALTHLFSKKRQTIVAMLGVTFGIAMFIFQAGLMSGFQSTFIDQTINTTANIRIYNEAEKSRPSILSKMYPVSDHWIVVNNQKPKDELPKIRNGLQIMQLLEKDPEVAGASPFLGAQAIFKVGIAEVAGKISGVDILRENILFNVDQYMTQGNMLKLQTTSNGVILGEGLAGQLGAKMNDNVNITSPLGVTLEMKVVGINRTGITEVDNRRAYINLRNAQRLLQVDGSYITDINIKLKDIEKAGELAKLYQRKFGFRAMDWKEANANIFGVFKIQNMITYLVITSILVVSGFGIFNILMMIIYEKMPDIAILKSIGYKDKDIRAIFLIESLIIGFFGGLLGLLLGGALQKIVGSIRMDIKGFVSMEYLHFNSSPVFFIFAYCFGLVVTAIAGYIPARKASKVDPIDIIRSK; encoded by the coding sequence TTGAACGCGGAACCTGGAACTTTGAACTATAAATCACCCGTCATAAAGATCGCGTTAACGCACTTGTTTTCCAAGAAGCGTCAAACCATTGTGGCTATGCTGGGAGTGACGTTTGGTATTGCCATGTTTATTTTCCAGGCAGGATTAATGTCGGGCTTTCAAAGCACGTTTATTGACCAGACAATAAATACGACCGCTAACATTCGTATTTATAATGAAGCGGAGAAGAGCCGGCCAAGTATTCTTTCAAAAATGTATCCGGTATCCGATCACTGGATAGTTGTAAACAATCAAAAACCAAAGGATGAATTGCCGAAGATCAGGAATGGTTTGCAGATCATGCAACTGCTTGAAAAGGATCCGGAAGTGGCGGGTGCGTCACCGTTCCTCGGGGCACAGGCAATTTTCAAAGTGGGCATTGCGGAAGTGGCCGGAAAAATTTCCGGTGTGGATATTCTCCGTGAAAATATTTTGTTTAACGTTGATCAGTATATGACCCAGGGTAATATGTTGAAGTTGCAGACCACTTCGAACGGGGTTATTCTCGGGGAAGGTTTGGCAGGGCAACTCGGCGCGAAAATGAATGACAATGTGAATATAACTTCTCCTTTAGGAGTGACACTTGAGATGAAGGTAGTGGGGATTAACCGCACAGGAATTACGGAGGTTGATAATCGCAGGGCGTATATAAACCTGAGAAATGCTCAACGTTTACTCCAGGTAGATGGATCATATATAACTGATATAAATATTAAATTGAAGGATATCGAGAAGGCTGGAGAACTGGCGAAACTTTATCAGAGAAAATTTGGTTTCCGTGCTATGGATTGGAAAGAAGCGAATGCAAATATTTTCGGCGTGTTCAAGATCCAGAATATGATAACCTACCTTGTTATTACTTCCATACTTGTTGTTTCAGGATTTGGCATTTTCAACATCCTGATGATGATCATTTATGAGAAGATGCCGGATATTGCCATTCTCAAGTCGATTGGGTATAAAGATAAAGACATACGCGCTATTTTTCTGATCGAGTCCCTTATCATAGGTTTTTTTGGCGGCCTGCTCGGGTTGCTGCTTGGCGGCGCACTTCAAAAAATTGTAGGCAGTATACGCATGGATATTAAAGGATTTGTGTCGATGGAATATTTACATTTCAATTCATCTCCTGTATTTTTCATTTTTGCATATTGTTTTGGATTAGTTGTAACAGCCATTGCCGGGTATATTCCCGCACGCAAGGCTTCTAAGGTTGATCCGATAGATATAATAAGAAGTAAATAA
- a CDS encoding DUF4249 domain-containing protein produces MRSIFNVLVSGILILSFVSCEKVIDIKLDEGTSQLAVDAFINNKPGTQVIKLTKTASYFNNEACPAAIGATVYITDNDSNIYNFIDNSGTGKYEWIPSVGDTLLRLAHSYTLTVNYNGEQYIATSFAFPVPLVDSLNYEFFKGNGPSSAEANYASFYSKDISGMPNFYWIKSFVNGAFLNKPSDLVVSQDGAFGGEGADGLPFILPIRQSINPEKGLVAGDTISVELHSINPETFFFFQQTMQQTQNGGLFATPPANVISNIKNINPGSTGKAVGFFNTALVASNGIKIK; encoded by the coding sequence ATGAGAAGTATTTTTAATGTTTTGGTAAGTGGAATTTTAATACTGTCGTTTGTCAGCTGCGAAAAGGTAATTGATATTAAGCTGGATGAGGGAACCTCACAATTGGCGGTTGATGCGTTTATTAATAACAAACCCGGGACACAGGTAATAAAACTGACTAAAACAGCAAGCTATTTTAATAATGAGGCATGTCCTGCTGCAATTGGCGCAACAGTTTACATTACCGACAATGACAGTAACATATATAATTTTATTGATAATTCCGGGACTGGAAAATATGAGTGGATCCCGTCCGTTGGGGACACCTTGTTAAGGCTGGCCCATTCATACACATTAACTGTTAATTATAACGGCGAACAATACATAGCTACGTCCTTTGCATTTCCTGTGCCTTTGGTCGATTCATTGAATTACGAATTTTTTAAAGGCAATGGACCTTCCTCCGCGGAGGCCAACTACGCAAGTTTTTATTCAAAGGATATCAGCGGGATGCCTAATTTTTACTGGATCAAATCATTTGTCAATGGTGCTTTTTTAAATAAACCTTCTGATCTTGTTGTTTCCCAGGACGGCGCTTTCGGAGGTGAAGGAGCAGACGGGCTCCCGTTTATTCTTCCGATCAGGCAGTCCATTAACCCTGAAAAAGGACTTGTGGCAGGCGATACAATTTCTGTGGAGTTACATTCCATTAACCCGGAAACATTTTTCTTTTTTCAGCAAACAATGCAGCAAACTCAAAATGGAGGATTGTTTGCCACGCCACCTGCGAACGTTATCAGCAATATTAAAAACATAAATCCCGGTTCAACTGGCAAAGCTGTCGGCTTTTTTAATACGGCATTAGTTGCATCGAACGGGATCAAAATAAAATAA
- a CDS encoding ABC transporter ATP-binding protein produces MNDKPIIETQSLNKFFHDPVEFQALKNVEVKINQGEFVAIVGSSGSGKSTLLYVLSTLDTDYKGHIYFDGDDLSTKTKNQLAEIRNEKIGFVFQFHYLLPEFTVLENVCLPALKLGRYSNEEISELAYKKLDLLGLRDQALKKANKLSGGQQQRVAIARALINQPKIIFGDEPTGNLDSKNSENVFEIFQELKKEFNQSILIVTHDMNFAERTDRIITLHDGEVVTK; encoded by the coding sequence ATGAATGATAAACCAATAATAGAAACCCAAAGCCTTAATAAGTTCTTCCACGACCCCGTAGAATTTCAGGCCCTGAAGAATGTTGAGGTAAAAATTAACCAGGGTGAATTTGTGGCGATTGTGGGTTCATCAGGCAGCGGAAAGTCGACCTTACTGTATGTGCTAAGTACATTGGATACTGATTATAAGGGTCATATTTATTTTGACGGAGACGACCTGAGCACAAAGACAAAAAACCAATTGGCTGAAATTCGAAACGAAAAAATAGGGTTTGTTTTTCAATTTCATTATTTGCTGCCTGAATTTACTGTCCTTGAAAATGTTTGTTTGCCAGCGCTTAAACTGGGCAGATATAGTAATGAAGAGATAAGTGAACTTGCGTATAAAAAACTCGATCTGTTAGGTTTGCGTGACCAGGCATTAAAAAAGGCCAACAAGCTTTCGGGCGGACAACAGCAGCGTGTTGCCATTGCACGGGCACTTATCAATCAACCCAAAATAATTTTTGGCGATGAACCTACAGGAAACCTCGACTCAAAAAATTCAGAGAACGTTTTCGAAATATTCCAGGAACTTAAAAAGGAGTTCAATCAATCCATACTTATTGTCACACACGATATGAACTTTGCGGAGCGTACGGATCGAATCATTACGTTACACGACGGAGAAGTAGTAACCAAATGA
- a CDS encoding TonB-dependent receptor codes for MFIRKKLLIVLIFLFVTTIFFAQKKYTISGYLKDAKNGEVLIGATVFVNELKTGAAANVYGFYSVSIPEGNYTITYTSLGYQPIIKSIQLTADITQSVELSEEARQLEAVEIQSDRPDENVKSVEMSINKLDIKTIKKIPALLGEIDLVRSIQLLPGVTTVGEGASGFNVRGGSVDQNLVLLDEAPVYNSSHLFGFFSVFNPDAVKDVKLIKGGIPAQYGGRISSILDVRMKDGNSKKLEVNGGVGVIFSRLSIEAPIVKGKGSFIIAGRRSYIDVLAKPFLSEELKESKFYFYDLTVKANYTINDKNRFFLSGYFGRDVFGATEFSFNWGNATGTLRWNHVFGDKLFLNTSLIYSNYDYSILFTSKGTDSFEWKSKIINYSVKPEFTYFPNTNNTIKFGAQSTYFDFVPGTATALSSGVYSSFGLKDKFALESAVYLENEQKIGALVVLQYGLRYSAWQYLGEGKAFTYNDTTPNVRRSLVSTKNYGNNEVIKTYSNIEPRFSIKVDVNETSSVKASYNRTVQYLHLISNTTASTPLDVWTPTTNNVKPQLADQVAIGYFKNFGKDNMYESSVETYYKILQNQIDYIDNANLLLNEQLEADLLNGKGRAYGIEFFVRKTHGKLTGWISYTLARTERLVEGINRRNWYPNRFDKLHNMNVVANYGLTERFDVSATFTFATGTPATFPTNRIEVQGYIIPHNSDEARNNYRIPPYHRLDLSATLQLKKKEKRKWDGNFVFSVYNVYNRENPFSVFFRQNADNARLTEAVRYSIIGRIIPAVAFNFKF; via the coding sequence ATGTTTATAAGGAAAAAATTATTAATCGTTTTGATTTTCTTATTTGTCACCACCATATTTTTCGCGCAAAAAAAATATACTATCAGCGGTTATCTTAAAGATGCAAAGAACGGCGAGGTACTTATTGGCGCAACTGTTTTTGTAAATGAGTTAAAAACAGGTGCCGCGGCAAATGTATACGGCTTCTACTCCGTTTCAATTCCGGAGGGAAATTATACCATCACCTATACATCCTTGGGATATCAACCAATCATAAAATCAATTCAACTTACTGCGGACATCACTCAAAGTGTTGAACTTTCAGAAGAGGCCAGGCAATTAGAAGCGGTTGAAATTCAATCCGATCGTCCGGATGAAAATGTGAAGAGCGTGGAAATGAGTATTAATAAACTCGATATTAAAACAATAAAAAAAATTCCCGCTCTTTTGGGAGAGATAGACCTGGTGCGCAGTATACAGCTATTGCCGGGCGTGACCACTGTTGGTGAAGGCGCCAGCGGGTTTAATGTGCGGGGTGGCAGTGTTGATCAGAACCTGGTGTTGCTTGACGAAGCCCCGGTTTATAATTCATCGCACCTGTTTGGTTTTTTTTCTGTTTTTAATCCCGATGCAGTTAAAGATGTAAAACTTATTAAAGGTGGTATTCCTGCCCAATATGGAGGACGTATTTCATCCATTCTTGATGTACGAATGAAGGACGGGAACAGTAAAAAGCTGGAAGTGAACGGAGGGGTTGGCGTGATATTCAGCCGTTTATCAATTGAGGCCCCCATAGTAAAAGGGAAAGGATCTTTTATAATTGCGGGACGCCGGTCATATATTGATGTGTTGGCAAAACCATTTTTGTCGGAAGAACTTAAGGAGTCAAAATTTTATTTTTATGACCTGACAGTAAAGGCAAATTATACAATTAATGATAAAAACAGGTTTTTCCTTTCCGGCTATTTTGGTCGTGATGTTTTCGGCGCAACCGAATTCAGTTTTAACTGGGGAAATGCAACGGGCACATTACGCTGGAATCATGTATTCGGCGACAAGCTGTTCCTTAACACTTCATTGATATACAGCAATTACGATTATTCCATTTTATTCACCAGCAAAGGAACCGATTCGTTTGAGTGGAAATCGAAGATCATCAATTATAGCGTAAAGCCTGAGTTTACATACTTCCCCAATACAAACAACACTATTAAGTTTGGCGCTCAATCGACCTATTTTGATTTTGTACCTGGTACGGCTACAGCTTTAAGCAGTGGCGTATACAGCAGCTTCGGCCTTAAGGATAAGTTTGCGCTTGAATCCGCGGTTTATTTAGAGAATGAACAAAAGATAGGGGCTTTAGTGGTCTTGCAATACGGACTTCGTTATTCTGCCTGGCAATATTTGGGCGAGGGAAAAGCTTTTACTTACAATGATACAACACCTAATGTAAGACGCTCGCTTGTTTCCACAAAAAATTATGGTAATAATGAGGTTATAAAAACATACAGCAATATTGAACCCCGCTTCTCGATAAAGGTAGATGTAAACGAAACAAGTTCAGTTAAAGCCAGCTACAATCGTACTGTTCAATACCTGCATTTAATTTCAAACACCACGGCTTCTACGCCGCTTGATGTATGGACTCCTACAACGAACAATGTTAAACCACAGCTTGCCGACCAGGTGGCTATAGGATATTTTAAAAATTTCGGGAAGGACAATATGTATGAAAGCTCTGTTGAAACATACTATAAAATATTACAAAACCAGATCGACTATATTGATAACGCGAATTTACTTTTGAACGAACAACTGGAAGCGGACTTGCTAAACGGTAAAGGGCGGGCTTACGGTATTGAATTTTTTGTCCGGAAGACCCATGGTAAATTAACAGGATGGATAAGCTACACTCTTGCGCGCACTGAGCGCCTTGTAGAAGGAATAAACCGCCGCAATTGGTACCCCAATCGCTTTGATAAATTGCACAATATGAATGTTGTTGCTAATTATGGCCTTACTGAAAGATTTGATGTATCTGCAACATTTACTTTTGCAACAGGTACGCCGGCCACATTTCCCACTAATCGTATAGAAGTGCAGGGATATATTATTCCGCACAATTCGGATGAGGCAAGGAATAATTACCGCATTCCCCCATACCATCGGCTTGACCTTTCAGCTACCCTGCAGTTAAAGAAAAAGGAAAAGCGCAAATGGGATGGAAATTTTGTTTTTTCTGTTTATAATGTTTACAACAGGGAAAATCCGTTCTCGGTTTTCTTCAGGCAAAATGCTGATAACGCCCGATTAACTGAAGCGGTAAGGTATTCTATTATTGGAAGAATAATTCCGGCGGTTGCATTTAACTTTAAATTTTAA